The following are from one region of the Sorghum bicolor cultivar BTx623 chromosome 2, Sorghum_bicolor_NCBIv3, whole genome shotgun sequence genome:
- the LOC110432589 gene encoding lysine-rich arabinogalactan protein 19-like produces MAIIPNSVAMTGGITFIVDHTTGFNSFTATAMEEAQIRSAPIASSLTSVTPPTTLPPTTPATWAPPVGVVPYLPPSPPSHRLFHHHHRTPHQPLPLSPPPPRPSLPLPSPPPRSPPSPSGAAHHRAPTTAAATSTMRRERERERRRRRRGSPRGGVGVEGGGEAHRGTHGVKNSSNDVDGGYGGSGKFRQPVALV; encoded by the exons atggccatcatccccaacTCTGTGGCCATGACGGGCGGCATCACGTTCATCGTCGACCATACCActggcttcaacagcttcaccgccacggcCATGGAGGAGGCGCAGATCCGATCTGCACCGATCGCTTCTTCATTGACGTCGGTCACGCCTCCAACCACGCTGCCTCCGaccactccagcaac CTGGGCCCCACCTGTCGGGGTCGTCCCCTATCTCCCGCCGTCGCCACCGTCGCACCGCCtcttccaccaccaccaccgcacaCCGCACCAGCCCCTTCCTCTTTCACCACCGCCACCGCGGCCGTCCCTTCCCCTTCCATCACCACCACCGCGGTCGCCCCCTTCCCCGTCCGGTGCAGCGCACCACCGCGCCCCCACCACAGCCGCCGCCACGTCGACGATGcgcagggagagagagagagagaggaggaggaggaggagaggctcACCGCGGGGCGGCGTCGGCGTTGAGGGCGGAGGAGAGGCTCACCGCGGGACGCACGGCGTCAAGAACAGCAGCAACGACGTCGATGGCGGCTACGGCGGCAGTGGAAAATTTCGGCAGCCTGTCGCCTTAGTTTGA